The following are encoded together in the Clostridium sp. BJN0013 genome:
- a CDS encoding maltose ABC transporter substrate-binding protein, giving the protein MRRFYKYLCTLLICILFFTGCTNTVGDKKEIVIWSHLTDAEIAELRILADKWSETSGYKVKIHSDKGDNRAYIEAAKRGIEPDIEFGVSHDRMEKLNSEKLLAQVPDNLIDKNKYVSSSLETVTFGNKMYGIPISIETYGLYYNKNKVKKVPETLEELISQGEKLGFQYDINNFYLSFPILQANGAYIFKKQNGNYNVKDIGLNNKGAIKGYTMIRDMVQKYKLMPENIESITARNNFKNGETSFYISGSWDLEELDKSGLNYGVAAFPKYNGNQMMSFITSQVVYVSSKSSHQKEDWDLVNYLIDNSKGKLFDITGRIPPFKIDYNIKEVKNSEKLKTFIEQSQYGEVLPNVSEIQALQDANKIMMELTAGKITPEECGKKIEQNILDFIIKEKQK; this is encoded by the coding sequence ATGAGAAGATTTTACAAATATCTCTGTACTTTATTAATATGTATACTTTTTTTTACAGGTTGTACCAATACTGTAGGCGACAAAAAAGAAATAGTGATTTGGTCTCATCTCACAGACGCTGAAATAGCAGAACTTAGAATTTTGGCAGACAAATGGTCTGAAACTTCTGGTTATAAAGTTAAAATTCATTCTGATAAAGGAGATAATAGAGCCTATATAGAAGCTGCAAAGCGGGGAATAGAACCAGATATAGAGTTCGGCGTATCTCATGATAGAATGGAAAAACTAAATAGTGAAAAGTTATTAGCCCAGGTTCCTGACAATTTAATAGATAAGAACAAGTATGTATCTTCTTCCCTTGAGACCGTTACCTTTGGAAATAAAATGTATGGAATACCTATATCTATAGAAACCTATGGACTTTATTATAATAAAAATAAAGTCAAGAAAGTGCCTGAAACTTTAGAGGAATTGATTTCCCAAGGGGAAAAACTGGGATTTCAATATGATATAAATAACTTTTATTTAAGCTTTCCTATATTACAAGCCAATGGGGCATACATATTTAAAAAACAAAATGGAAATTACAATGTAAAAGATATAGGACTAAATAATAAAGGAGCCATTAAGGGATACACCATGATTAGAGATATGGTTCAAAAGTATAAATTAATGCCTGAAAATATAGAAAGTATAACTGCTAGAAATAATTTCAAGAACGGAGAGACCAGTTTTTATATAAGTGGTTCCTGGGATTTGGAAGAATTAGATAAGTCAGGACTGAATTATGGGGTAGCAGCCTTTCCCAAATATAATGGAAATCAGATGATGTCTTTTATCACATCACAGGTGGTTTATGTAAGTTCAAAATCAAGCCACCAAAAAGAAGACTGGGACCTCGTAAATTATCTTATTGATAATTCCAAGGGAAAATTATTTGATATAACAGGCAGGATTCCTCCTTTTAAAATAGATTATAATATAAAAGAAGTTAAAAATAGTGAAAAGTTAAAGACCTTTATAGAACAGTCACAATATGGAGAGGTATTGCCTAATGTATCTGAGATTCAGGCTCTTCAGGATGCCAATAAAATAATGATGGAATTAACTGCAGGTAAAATAACTCCAGAGGAATGTGGCAAAAAAATAGAACAAAATATACTGGACTTTATCATTAAAGAGAAACAAAAATAA
- a CDS encoding nucleotide sugar dehydrogenase, whose protein sequence is MSRLKKELVKKIEDKKAKLGVVGLGYVGLPLAVEKAKAGYKVIGFDVQDKKVELVNKGHNYIGDIVDSDLEKLVELGSLKATTDFSFVEDVDVVSVCVPTPLDRYKQPDISYVVNSTESIAKYLHRGMLVVLESTTYPGTTEEVLKPILEDSGLKCGEDFFLAFSPERVDPGNKKFKTKNTPKVVGGCTPECTEVAATLYRNILESEIYTVSSPAVAEMEKILENVFRNINIGLANEMAILCKRMNIDVWEVIDAAKTKPYGFMPFYPGPGLGGHCIPLDPSYLSWKAKEYDYHTKLIETSGEINDLMPEFVVDNAMKLLNDHKKAMNGAKVLIMGMAYKKDIDDLRESPSLKVIEHLEKNGADIIVNDPYIPEFKYRGKVYHTVDWEEVIDESDIVIITTDHSCYDYEGIAERAKIVYDTRNATKDVKNNRDKIHKL, encoded by the coding sequence ATGTCACGGTTAAAAAAAGAACTAGTGAAAAAGATAGAGGATAAAAAGGCTAAATTAGGGGTAGTGGGATTAGGATATGTAGGACTCCCATTAGCAGTAGAAAAAGCTAAGGCGGGATATAAGGTTATTGGTTTTGACGTTCAGGATAAAAAAGTAGAACTTGTAAATAAAGGCCACAACTATATTGGAGATATAGTGGATTCAGACTTGGAAAAATTAGTTGAATTAGGATCTCTTAAGGCTACTACAGATTTTAGTTTTGTGGAAGATGTAGATGTGGTTTCTGTATGTGTTCCTACCCCTTTGGATAGATATAAACAACCAGATATATCTTATGTAGTAAATTCTACCGAAAGTATTGCAAAGTATTTACACAGGGGAATGCTTGTAGTACTTGAGAGCACTACTTATCCTGGCACTACAGAAGAGGTATTAAAACCCATACTTGAAGACAGTGGATTAAAATGTGGGGAGGATTTTTTTCTAGCTTTTTCACCAGAGAGGGTAGATCCTGGTAATAAAAAATTTAAAACCAAGAATACTCCAAAAGTTGTGGGGGGATGTACTCCAGAATGTACAGAAGTGGCAGCAACTTTATACAGAAACATATTGGAAAGTGAAATATACACTGTATCCTCACCAGCTGTAGCAGAAATGGAAAAAATACTTGAAAATGTATTTAGGAATATCAATATAGGTCTTGCCAATGAAATGGCAATACTATGTAAAAGAATGAACATAGATGTATGGGAAGTTATAGATGCAGCTAAAACTAAACCCTATGGATTTATGCCATTTTATCCAGGACCAGGTCTTGGAGGACATTGCATACCGCTGGATCCTTCTTATCTATCCTGGAAAGCCAAAGAATATGATTACCATACCAAATTAATAGAAACTTCTGGAGAGATAAATGATTTAATGCCGGAATTTGTTGTGGATAATGCCATGAAGCTTTTAAATGACCATAAGAAAGCAATGAATGGTGCAAAGGTTCTTATTATGGGAATGGCCTATAAAAAGGATATAGATGATTTAAGAGAATCTCCATCTCTTAAGGTAATAGAGCATCTGGAGAAAAATGGAGCAGATATAATTGTAAATGATCCTTACATTCCTGAATTTAAATATAGAGGCAAGGTATATCACACAGTGGATTGGGAAGAAGTAATAGATGAATCAGATATAGTAATTATAACCACGGATCACAGTTGTTATGACTATGAAGGTATAGCTGAAAGGGCTAAAATAGTCTATGATACAAGAAATGCTACCAAGGATGTAAAAAACAACAGAGATAAAATACATAAGTTATAG
- a CDS encoding Gfo/Idh/MocA family protein: MKKLKFAIIGCGRISYKHVEALRANYEEAVLVALCDIVEEKTEKLKSEYIEKLKKDEKVSLYTDYKEMLKAEDIDVVTIATESGYHFEIATYCMNNKKHVICEKPMALSSKDAEEMINCSEKNNVKLCVSHQNRFNKPIQQLRRAIESNRFGKLINGTARILWNRNMDYYKQAPWRGTWKLDGGTLMNQCIHNIDLLQWMMGGEVDTVYSQCDTFLRDIEGEDFGAIIIRFKNGAIGIVEGSACVYPRNLEETLSIFGEKGTVCIGGLAVNKIETWKFEDHRDIDDEILKSQQGDPDTVYGFGHIPLFKNMIDAVNLNKSPLIDGRQGKKGLDIILAAYKSRLTGTPVKFPIGDFSTKDMVSAKSR, encoded by the coding sequence ATGAAAAAATTAAAGTTTGCCATTATAGGTTGTGGCAGAATTTCTTATAAACATGTGGAAGCTTTAAGAGCTAATTATGAAGAAGCTGTTTTAGTAGCATTATGTGATATAGTAGAAGAAAAGACTGAAAAGTTAAAAAGTGAGTATATAGAAAAGTTGAAAAAAGATGAAAAAGTATCCCTTTATACTGACTATAAAGAGATGTTGAAAGCAGAGGATATAGATGTGGTAACTATAGCTACTGAAAGTGGATATCATTTTGAGATAGCAACATATTGCATGAATAATAAAAAACATGTTATATGTGAAAAACCTATGGCACTTTCTTCAAAAGATGCAGAGGAAATGATAAATTGTAGTGAAAAGAATAATGTTAAATTGTGTGTAAGCCATCAGAATAGATTTAATAAGCCAATTCAACAGCTTAGGAGAGCCATTGAAAGTAATAGATTCGGAAAGCTAATAAATGGAACTGCCAGAATACTATGGAATAGAAATATGGATTATTATAAACAGGCTCCATGGAGAGGTACCTGGAAGCTTGATGGGGGAACTCTCATGAATCAATGTATACATAATATTGATCTGCTTCAATGGATGATGGGTGGAGAAGTAGATACGGTATATTCCCAGTGTGACACTTTCTTAAGAGACATAGAAGGAGAAGATTTCGGGGCCATTATAATAAGATTTAAAAATGGAGCCATAGGAATAGTTGAAGGAAGTGCTTGTGTTTATCCGAGAAATTTAGAAGAAACTTTAAGTATATTTGGAGAAAAGGGTACAGTATGCATAGGTGGCCTTGCGGTAAATAAAATTGAAACGTGGAAATTTGAAGATCATAGAGATATAGACGATGAAATATTAAAATCTCAGCAGGGTGATCCAGATACTGTATATGGATTTGGACATATACCACTTTTTAAAAATATGATAGATGCTGTAAACCTCAATAAAAGTCCTCTTATAGATGGAAGACAGGGTAAAAAAGGACTGGATATAATTTTGGCCGCATATAAGTCTAGGCTTACAGGGACGCCTGTAAAATTTCCTATAGGAGACTTTTCTACTAAGGATATGGTTTCAGCTAAAAGTAGGTAA
- a CDS encoding DapH/DapD/GlmU-related protein encodes MCENYISNTSQIGHNVTIGKFSVIEDEVVIGDNCIIGHNVVIHSGSRIGKNVRIDDNTVIGKQPMRSINSIFKDEDKLQPAIVDDNCLIGAGVIIYCGCSIGQHALIADLATVRENVTVGSRTIIGRGAAVENFCKIGSSCKIETNVYITAYSQIEDNVFIAPGVVTSNDNFAARSKKRYKYFKGVTVKKGGRIGAQATILPGKIIEEDGFVAAGSVVTKNVESENIVAGNPARKLKKVPEDQLLKNQQ; translated from the coding sequence ATGTGTGAAAATTATATATCTAATACTTCTCAAATTGGACACAATGTAACTATAGGAAAGTTTTCAGTTATTGAAGATGAAGTAGTTATAGGAGATAACTGTATCATAGGTCATAATGTGGTGATACATAGTGGGAGTAGGATTGGCAAGAATGTAAGAATAGATGACAACACAGTAATTGGAAAACAGCCTATGAGATCAATAAACAGCATATTTAAAGATGAAGATAAGCTTCAGCCTGCCATTGTAGATGATAATTGTTTAATAGGTGCAGGAGTTATAATATATTGTGGATGCAGTATAGGACAACATGCACTAATTGCAGATTTAGCTACAGTAAGAGAAAATGTTACAGTAGGTAGTAGGACAATAATAGGTAGAGGGGCAGCTGTTGAGAATTTCTGTAAAATAGGTTCTAGTTGTAAGATTGAAACTAATGTGTATATTACTGCCTATTCACAGATTGAAGATAATGTGTTTATTGCCCCGGGAGTTGTAACTTCAAATGACAATTTTGCCGCCAGATCTAAAAAAAGATATAAGTATTTTAAAGGAGTTACTGTTAAAAAGGGAGGAAGAATAGGGGCACAGGCTACTATTCTTCCAGGGAAGATTATAGAAGAAGATGGATTTGTGGCAGCTGGAAGTGTAGTTACAAAAAATGTGGAGAGTGAAAATATAGTTGCAGGGAATCCAGCAAGAAAATTAAAAAAGGTTCCAGAGGATCAACTTCTTAAAAATCAGCAGTGA
- the wecB gene encoding non-hydrolyzing UDP-N-acetylglucosamine 2-epimerase: MKILTVVGARPQFIKASAVSNVIRKCHEEILVHTGQHYDENMSQVFFEELNIPRPDYNLEVGSGNHGKQTGTMLIKLEEIYIKEKPDFVLVYGDTNSTLAGALCASKLLIPLAHVEAGLRSFNRKMPEEQNRVITDRLSNILFVPTESSIENLKREGIKEGIYNVGDVMFDAILNFKKLAENKNELIEKLNLEGTDYILTTIHRAENTNYINRLKNIVEALNECGKPVVLPLHPRTRKYMADYELKFNDNIKVIEPVGYLEMINLEMNSQKIVTDSGGVQKEAFFMKKPCITMRDETEWVETVENGWNIVVGTDKNKILDGIINFIPEKTQKNIFGKGDAAIKILEVLNR; the protein is encoded by the coding sequence ATGAAAATATTAACGGTTGTAGGGGCTAGACCTCAGTTTATTAAAGCCTCTGCAGTATCCAATGTAATAAGAAAGTGCCATGAAGAAATATTGGTTCATACAGGGCAGCATTATGATGAAAATATGTCTCAGGTATTTTTTGAAGAACTAAATATACCAAGACCGGATTATAACTTGGAAGTTGGATCGGGAAATCATGGAAAACAAACGGGAACCATGCTTATAAAGCTGGAAGAGATATATATAAAGGAAAAACCGGATTTTGTACTTGTTTATGGAGATACCAATTCAACTTTAGCAGGTGCTCTCTGTGCAAGCAAGCTTTTAATTCCACTGGCCCATGTGGAAGCCGGTCTTAGAAGCTTTAACAGGAAAATGCCCGAAGAACAAAACAGGGTAATTACAGATAGATTATCCAATATTTTATTTGTTCCCACAGAGTCTTCTATTGAAAATTTAAAGAGAGAAGGTATTAAAGAAGGCATATATAATGTAGGGGATGTAATGTTTGACGCAATTCTCAATTTTAAAAAACTAGCAGAAAATAAAAATGAACTTATTGAAAAGCTCAATTTGGAAGGTACTGATTATATACTAACAACTATACATAGGGCTGAGAATACAAATTATATAAACAGATTAAAAAATATAGTAGAAGCTTTAAATGAATGTGGTAAACCTGTGGTGCTTCCACTTCATCCTAGAACTAGAAAGTATATGGCAGATTATGAATTAAAATTTAATGACAATATAAAAGTTATAGAACCTGTAGGTTATTTAGAAATGATAAATCTTGAAATGAATTCACAAAAGATAGTTACGGATAGCGGGGGAGTTCAGAAAGAAGCTTTCTTTATGAAAAAACCTTGTATAACTATGAGAGATGAAACAGAATGGGTGGAAACTGTAGAAAATGGATGGAATATAGTAGTGGGTACAGATAAAAATAAAATATTAGATGGTATAATTAATTTTATACCAGAGAAAACACAAAAAAATATATTTGGAAAAGGAGATGCTGCCATTAAAATACTTGAAGTACTAAACAGGTGA
- a CDS encoding O-antigen ligase family protein — MDRLLYLFMCAYVILLPLLSSNKMSIMGIHVPPADCILALIILVYIVKFILSKECRGRFFSGIKDFFTSYLTIFISILALMMLISISYAGEKTIALSESFRFISYIVLFFIIKYEYNKKELLNGILGSYIAVSAVLCIYGIYQYFTGFGLNEKFENYGYAKFKIMATMDNPNNLAAFLVLAIFPIIMLSIYEKERIKKLFYILLTIIMLLNIAFTGSRNAIVGIVVGMIVLIVLYSLKLIIPLFVVAAAALFVPGVRDRILDISDPVQNQSRIYLWSIAKKMIVDHPIFGVGNGNYVSLYNKYVEIYPQYKFYGYSRYPCHNSYLKIESELGIIGGISFVAVLISSLIQVKTFINTVKSNFYKYFYTGFLASMIAFYVMNLFDNLFFVPKTTTYFWILLAVSQGMMYREKNNSIFIRSF, encoded by the coding sequence TTGGATAGATTATTGTATTTGTTTATGTGTGCCTATGTAATCTTATTACCTTTATTAAGCAGTAATAAGATGTCTATAATGGGAATTCATGTTCCACCCGCAGATTGTATACTTGCTTTAATTATACTTGTTTATATAGTGAAGTTTATACTTTCTAAAGAGTGCAGAGGAAGATTTTTCTCTGGAATAAAGGATTTTTTCACCAGTTATTTGACTATATTTATAAGTATACTGGCTCTTATGATGCTTATTTCCATAAGTTATGCAGGTGAAAAAACAATAGCTTTAAGTGAAAGTTTTAGATTTATATCTTATATAGTATTATTTTTTATAATTAAATATGAATATAATAAAAAGGAACTTTTAAATGGAATATTGGGATCTTATATAGCTGTAAGTGCTGTCTTGTGTATATATGGCATTTATCAGTATTTTACAGGATTTGGACTAAATGAGAAATTTGAGAATTATGGCTATGCTAAATTTAAAATAATGGCTACCATGGATAATCCAAATAATCTGGCAGCTTTTTTAGTATTGGCTATTTTCCCTATAATTATGCTGAGTATATATGAAAAAGAAAGAATAAAAAAGCTTTTTTATATTTTATTGACAATTATAATGCTTTTGAATATAGCATTTACAGGTTCAAGAAATGCTATTGTTGGAATAGTAGTGGGAATGATAGTGTTAATTGTCTTATATAGTTTGAAGCTTATTATACCACTTTTTGTAGTAGCTGCAGCAGCATTATTTGTTCCAGGCGTAAGGGATAGAATTTTGGACATAAGTGATCCTGTACAGAATCAATCCAGAATATATCTTTGGAGTATTGCAAAGAAAATGATAGTGGATCATCCTATATTTGGAGTGGGAAATGGAAATTATGTAAGCCTGTATAATAAATATGTGGAAATATACCCACAATACAAATTTTATGGATACAGCAGATATCCATGCCATAATTCTTACCTAAAGATTGAAAGCGAACTTGGAATTATAGGGGGTATATCCTTTGTGGCAGTGCTTATTTCCTCTTTGATTCAGGTTAAGACATTTATAAATACTGTAAAGAGTAATTTTTATAAATATTTTTATACAGGATTTTTGGCTTCCATGATAGCCTTCTATGTTATGAATTTATTTGACAACTTGTTCTTTGTACCTAAAACAACTACATATTTTTGGATATTGTTAGCTGTATCTCAGGGAATGATGTATAGAGAAAAGAATAATAGTATTTTTATAAGGTCATTTTAA
- a CDS encoding glycosyltransferase family 4 protein, with translation MSSNDTGGGGIHVLNLALYSKDMFHCIIGTLGAGELYKKSKSLKIDTVKFEKNPTYGKDIMEYIVQNNIDIVNFHGAKPFFIHYFLKNSIKIPTVATLHSDYRKDFLNNKIKYLFFTPLSFIGLKSFKNHICVSRYLENLLQKNNFMGKKFIVSNGMDFNHINISCSRKNIREKYGISEDDFVYVNVARMHPVKNQLSLIKAFGLLENHVKNVKLIIVGDGSMEERLRKEILQLNLQHKVILTGYKSNGIDFINAGEVGILTSFNEGGAPPMVLLESAAVKKFFIAPDVGSIGEVVGKNSIYLINPTSIEDIYQKMKAVYNRRDEISLMGQNLYNSTVGKFSINNFCRQYLEAYNEILSEK, from the coding sequence ATATCCTCAAATGATACTGGAGGAGGGGGAATTCATGTATTGAATTTAGCCCTTTATTCAAAAGATATGTTTCATTGTATTATTGGAACCTTAGGAGCAGGGGAACTTTATAAAAAAAGTAAAAGTTTAAAAATAGATACGGTGAAGTTTGAAAAAAATCCAACTTATGGAAAAGATATAATGGAGTATATAGTACAAAATAATATTGATATTGTAAATTTTCATGGGGCAAAGCCTTTTTTCATACATTATTTTTTAAAAAACAGTATAAAAATACCTACAGTTGCTACATTGCATAGTGATTATAGAAAAGATTTTCTAAATAATAAAATTAAGTATTTATTTTTCACCCCTTTGAGTTTCATAGGATTAAAAAGTTTTAAAAATCACATATGTGTTTCCCGCTACCTTGAAAATTTACTTCAGAAAAATAATTTTATGGGAAAAAAATTTATAGTAAGTAATGGAATGGATTTTAATCATATAAATATAAGTTGTTCCAGGAAAAATATAAGAGAAAAATATGGAATTTCAGAAGATGATTTTGTGTATGTAAATGTAGCCAGAATGCATCCTGTAAAAAATCAACTATCTCTTATAAAGGCTTTCGGCTTACTTGAAAATCACGTAAAAAATGTAAAGCTTATTATAGTTGGAGATGGCTCTATGGAGGAAAGATTGAGAAAAGAAATACTTCAGTTGAATTTACAGCATAAGGTAATACTTACAGGATATAAGTCCAATGGAATAGATTTTATAAATGCAGGAGAAGTAGGAATTTTGACTTCTTTCAATGAAGGTGGAGCCCCTCCTATGGTCTTACTTGAAAGTGCTGCAGTAAAAAAATTTTTTATAGCTCCGGATGTAGGAAGTATAGGAGAAGTAGTGGGCAAAAATTCAATTTATTTGATAAATCCCACATCTATAGAAGATATATATCAAAAAATGAAAGCAGTTTATAATAGAAGAGATGAAATTTCTCTTATGGGGCAAAATTTATACAATAGTACAGTAGGTAAATTTTCCATAAATAATTTTTGTAGGCAATACCTAGAAGCATATAATGAAATACTTTCAGAAAAATAG
- the murJ gene encoding murein biosynthesis integral membrane protein MurJ — MTGKKVIKGSAVVMLLIIVGKILALIRDALIAAKFGATYITDIYNFALGIVYLLTTVSYGLTTTFIPLHWEHIQKGNKKERYNFVNNIINISSLFTVIITVLLILFSKQIIYVFAHEFTYNNLIFSQFVEIVRILLLSLIFVTLQSVVTGVLQAHKNFYEPAAMALMSNLVYIIYLVFLTSKYGMKGFAVATVIAFFIQFAVNVPKYRKLGYGYKFILNFKDKYVTQMFRMMIPVIISTSLIQLNVFVNRSFATNIYFGAVTVLDYANKVNTLAYEVFAIGIAMIVYPTLSELAVKNNILKYKKALVTAITSIMIIMVPAAVAIGILRYPLIDIIFKRGAFTLQAANLTSSALLFYCPAMVAYGLRDILNKAFYSIKDVKTPMINSFIGIVLNIIINFFIIKYMKVSGLALATSVSAIVTTLLMLWNLNKKLQGIELGRIFFGFFKIVLSSIIMGIAIYIINDICKNVISSIMVGSLTSIVVCFIFGSTIYFMCLYFFKVEGFRYLVDEFKMKILK, encoded by the coding sequence ATGACAGGAAAAAAAGTAATAAAAGGTTCCGCTGTAGTTATGCTTTTGATAATTGTAGGGAAAATTTTAGCGCTGATAAGAGATGCACTTATAGCTGCCAAGTTTGGTGCAACCTATATTACGGATATATATAACTTTGCCCTAGGTATAGTGTATTTGCTTACTACTGTGAGCTATGGACTTACCACTACTTTCATACCGCTGCATTGGGAGCATATTCAAAAGGGCAATAAAAAGGAAAGGTATAATTTTGTAAATAATATAATAAACATATCCTCTCTTTTTACTGTAATTATAACTGTGCTGCTTATATTATTTTCAAAACAAATAATATATGTTTTTGCTCATGAATTTACATATAATAATTTAATATTTAGTCAGTTCGTAGAAATAGTTAGAATATTACTTTTGTCTTTGATATTTGTAACTCTTCAAAGTGTAGTTACAGGAGTACTTCAGGCTCACAAAAATTTTTATGAGCCTGCGGCTATGGCATTAATGTCCAACTTGGTTTATATAATATATCTGGTGTTTTTAACTTCTAAATATGGAATGAAGGGTTTTGCTGTAGCAACAGTAATAGCATTCTTTATTCAATTTGCAGTAAATGTACCTAAATATAGAAAATTAGGCTATGGCTATAAATTTATATTGAATTTTAAAGATAAATATGTAACACAGATGTTTAGAATGATGATACCTGTAATTATAAGTACTTCATTAATTCAGCTAAATGTTTTCGTGAACAGGTCTTTTGCCACCAATATATATTTTGGAGCTGTTACAGTATTGGATTATGCAAACAAAGTCAATACCCTGGCCTATGAGGTTTTTGCCATTGGAATAGCTATGATAGTATATCCAACACTATCTGAACTGGCAGTTAAAAATAATATTTTAAAATATAAAAAAGCGCTTGTAACTGCTATAACTTCTATAATGATAATAATGGTACCTGCAGCAGTTGCCATAGGGATATTAAGATATCCCCTTATAGATATAATTTTCAAAAGAGGGGCTTTTACATTGCAGGCTGCTAATTTAACTTCCAGTGCACTGCTTTTTTATTGTCCTGCTATGGTAGCCTATGGACTAAGAGATATTTTAAATAAGGCTTTTTATTCTATTAAAGATGTAAAAACTCCTATGATAAATAGTTTTATAGGAATAGTGTTAAATATAATTATAAATTTTTTTATAATAAAATATATGAAAGTGTCGGGACTTGCTTTAGCCACATCTGTATCTGCTATTGTGACCACTTTACTTATGTTGTGGAATTTAAATAAGAAATTACAGGGTATAGAACTTGGCAGAATATTTTTTGGCTTTTTCAAAATAGTTCTTTCATCGATTATAATGGGTATAGCCATATATATTATAAATGACATATGCAAGAATGTAATTTCTTCTATCATGGTAGGAAGTCTCACTTCCATAGTAGTATGTTTTATATTTGGAAGTACAATTTATTTTATGTGTTTGTATTTTTTTAAGGTTGAAGGATTTAGATATTTAGTTGATGAATTTAAAATGAAAATTTTAAAATAA
- a CDS encoding acyltransferase, which produces MDVIRAVSIVAVIVLHVSATVLYRCTPYSTTYDITFLLNQLSRFSVPAFIVVSGMGLTINYKKNSSYSEFIVKRFLKIVPQYVLWCILYILIITKNYNIYSDLNDMVYGNVFYHFYFVPLIIEFYIIFPFIYKFMGKRWWLFLSFLITSFFLIYFYYFKAQAPEQWFWNKKNLFYWLFYFSLGGYIGKNIDSISEKLNKYRPVILIMFFLSIFIVLYNFIPGNQYNKDIDCITTFQRPAVLVYSTLFILFIFSFRWKKGFFMDIIKYISNTSYDIYLSQSGILYLYGQYYTVKYGHMGNLHFALSAFIVTFFGAMILNRVKKLL; this is translated from the coding sequence ATAGATGTAATCAGGGCAGTTTCTATAGTGGCAGTAATAGTATTACATGTTTCTGCTACTGTACTTTATAGATGTACACCTTATTCTACTACTTATGATATAACGTTTTTATTGAATCAGCTCTCAAGATTTTCTGTTCCTGCCTTTATAGTTGTTTCAGGAATGGGATTGACTATAAATTATAAAAAGAATTCCAGCTATTCAGAGTTTATAGTTAAAAGATTTTTAAAAATTGTACCTCAGTATGTATTGTGGTGTATTCTGTATATATTAATTATAACTAAAAATTATAATATATATAGTGATTTAAATGATATGGTATATGGAAATGTATTTTATCATTTTTATTTTGTACCTCTAATTATAGAATTTTATATTATATTTCCCTTTATATATAAATTTATGGGGAAAAGATGGTGGCTTTTTTTGAGCTTTCTTATTACCTCTTTTTTTCTTATATATTTTTATTATTTCAAAGCGCAAGCACCGGAGCAGTGGTTCTGGAATAAGAAAAATTTATTTTACTGGCTTTTTTATTTTTCTTTAGGAGGATACATTGGAAAAAATATTGACAGCATTTCTGAAAAATTAAATAAATATAGACCTGTAATTTTAATTATGTTTTTCTTATCAATATTTATAGTACTTTATAATTTCATACCAGGCAATCAATATAATAAGGATATAGACTGCATTACTACATTTCAACGTCCGGCAGTACTTGTATATTCTACGCTATTTATATTATTTATATTTAGTTTCAGGTGGAAAAAAGGATTTTTTATGGATATAATAAAATATATATCTAATACTTCTTATGATATTTATTTATCCCAATCGGGAATATTGTATTTATATGGACAATATTATACGGTGAAATATGGACATATGGGAAATCTGCATTTTGCTTTAAGTGCCTTTATAGTCACATTTTTTGGTGCTATGATTTTAAATAGGGTAAAAAAGTTATTATAA